The stretch of DNA ATATTTCTGTCCCTTCGCCTGCTTAAACATATTTTAAAGGTTTTGGACTCGGTTTTCCAAAATAATAGCCTTGAAACAATTGATAACCGATATCTTTCAACCATTCAAAGTCTTCTTTATTTTCAATTCCTTCAGCTAATGGAATAGAACCTATTTCAAGAGCCTTCTTTAAAAACTTTTCTGCTACCCTTTGCTTTTCCACTGTTTCGGCTACACCTTGTACATATTTTAGGTCCAGTTTCATATAATGTGGCTTTAAATCAGCTAATAGATTAATCGTACTATATCCTTCTCCAACGTCATCTAAAGCGTATTGAAACCCTTTTTCTTTATAGAAAGTTAAAATGGACTTTAAATGATCAATATCATCTACTTTTTCCGTTTCTACTACTTCAAATACAAATTTGGAAGGGTTCAATCCTAAACTGTTCGCTAGATTTACTGTTGATTTCAAACAATATTCTGGAGAATAAATAGAAGTAGGTATAAAGTTAATAAACACCTTTTCATCAACTGCTCTAGAAGCTTTTATCGCATTCAACCTACATACCCGGTCCAAAGCATAAAGTCTTCCTCTTTCTTTTGCTGCACGAAATATATTACTTGGGGAAACAATTTTACCTTCTTCATCGCGGAACCTTGCTAACATTTCATATGCAAATATCTCTTTTTTTGCTGTAATAATTGGTTGAAAGAAAAAGGTAATGAGCTCGTTTTTGATGACATCATCAATCCACTGTTGCTCAAAAATAGCTTCGGCTTCATGGAAACTTTTCCAATTTTGTTCTGATTCTATCCGAAAATAAATATCTCTTTGGTCCATCATATCTTTACTAAAATCGAAAAGCTCCTTTAAAACAGTTTCTTTTATTTTCCATGTATTATTATTCTGGTCGATAGAAGAATGATGATTTTCTAAATAGCTAGTAATTCTCTCCAATATTTTTGAGTTATATTGTCCTTCCATTTTCACCTCAAAATAGATTTCTCCTATCACACAACTTTGACAACCCACACTGTTTCCTCCTACTCTTCTACAACCACACGATTCTTCCCGGTAAACTACCCTTTTAAAAAGGGGCTCAATTTTGAAAAAGAATGCTAGTATTTTAATAGCCCGGTGTTAACTGTTCAAACAATTAAAATAAGACCTAATCATACTGTATTTTCATATATATTTTAAAGCTTTTATTAGTAAATAGTATAGCAAATTCTTCCTCACCATAGCGGGCTAATAATCGCAACATTAATTCGTTTTCATCTGTTATGTTATTAGTATGTAGATTTGCCATATTGGAAAGTTTTTCGCTTAAACTAATGAGAAGTTTGAGAAGGAAGGAATTTAGTGCAAGAGTACAGAATTAAACCTATACTTTGTTACTTTAATGAGAATTAATCTAGGGGGTATTAAATGATGAATAAAAATAAAATAAAAAAATAAACTGGGGTATTTTCATACTCTTATTATTTGTAGGAGTTGTCACAGCAATTCTCACACTCTATGATTTAAATACTAGACCACACACTACTTTTGGTGAGGAGGCACAGTCTCGTATCGAATTGCGCTGGGGCTTACTACATACGATCATTTCAATTGCAATACTAGTCATTTCGACTTCTTTAGCAATAGGGTGGAAACGTCTATTTCCTTTCAACGTACCTGTTGCTATAATAGTGGCTGGTTTTTGTTATGGATTATTTTTTCTTACATTCACAGTTGGATGGGTTGGTATTTAAGGAATAATTGGTTTTTTTATTACTTTCTTAATTGGGATGGTGTTAATAATATCTTATTCGGTTTCCTATCTTATTAAGCGTAGCAAGACCATTAGAGGTTAAGGGTGGAAGGGGGAAAGGAGCCGTCAAGGCTGAGATTCTAATGGACAACGAGGAGACAGGGTTATTATTGTTCACACATTTGCTTACAGAAATGTTAAAAAATGAGTGAATGACTTTCCTGTCCCTCCGTTCACTCTAAACCTTTACTCTAGGATATAACCGTTTCTCCTTAGATTGCTCCTCTAATAATTTCTCCAAAACTTGCTGAATAGTTCTACTTTCTTCTGTTGCAAAGGCTTTATTTGCTAAGTTTCTTTCTTCTAATGGATCTTTCGTTAAGTTATACAGTTCGTATTCGTCTGGGACGGAACTATCCTTTCCATCCGAAAACTGAGGGTTGTCAAAGTAACGAGCATATTTCCAAATTTCTTTTTGGTTGTTTTCTCCTGTTTCTAACTTCGTAATTACTGCTTCAATATGATTCGGCTGAACGACTGATTCGTATGGCTGCCCAGTTACGGTTGTTTGATTTAGTCCTTTTGTAAAATCATCGTCTGTCATGAAATATAACGGCTCCTCAACTCTTGGACATTCTCTATTGCCTTTC from Sutcliffiella cohnii encodes:
- a CDS encoding EAL domain-containing protein, with protein sequence MGCQSCVIGEIYFEVKMEGQYNSKILERITSYLENHHSSIDQNNNTWKIKETVLKELFDFSKDMMDQRDIYFRIESEQNWKSFHEAEAIFEQQWIDDVIKNELITFFFQPIITAKKEIFAYEMLARFRDEEGKIVSPSNIFRAAKERGRLYALDRVCRLNAIKASRAVDEKVFINFIPTSIYSPEYCLKSTVNLANSLGLNPSKFVFEVVETEKVDDIDHLKSILTFYKEKGFQYALDDVGEGYSTINLLADLKPHYMKLDLKYVQGVAETVEKQRVAEKFLKKALEIGSIPLAEGIENKEDFEWLKDIGYQLFQGYYFGKPSPKPLKYV